The following coding sequences lie in one Sesamum indicum cultivar Zhongzhi No. 13 linkage group LG9, S_indicum_v1.0, whole genome shotgun sequence genomic window:
- the LOC105170411 gene encoding CAX-interacting protein 4, with translation MPATAGRVRMPANNRVHSSAALQTHGIWQSAIGYDPYAPNKEEKKNKPSQKSSVSEPEPENAYASFQGLLALARITGSNADEARGACKKCGRVGHLTFQCRNFLSAKDEGEGKDPEAIQAAVLSGLEKLKGERVKVKGKSEMESEESSEDESESSDSDYDSEMERAIAEKFGRRVSGGKSRSSKSRQRNDSDESDDDESVGKSRKRVRKERGRSKKRSKKRGNSDSEDEDDGRRKKRKEKRRKRDDSSDEEEERRRRKRKSRKEKRRRRSHHHSDDDSSDDSVDLRHQRRSRKTYSDSDSDVSASDDSREGRGKKRSEKKSRKHRHEED, from the coding sequence ATGCCGGCCACCGCGGGGAGGGTTCGCATGCCGGCGAACAATCGGGTGCACAGCAGCGCTGCCCTACAGACCCATGGCATATGGCAGAGCGCGATTGGGTATGACCCCTATGCGCCGaacaaagaagagaagaagaataaaCCTTCTCAGAAAAGCTCCGTCTCTGAGCCTGAGCCTGAGAATGCCTATGCTAGTTTCCAGGGTTTACTTGCTCTTGCCCGTATAACGGGATCTAATGCTGATGAGGCTCGTGGTGCTTGCAAGAAGTGTGGGAGGGTTGGGCATTTGACATTCCAGTGTAGGAATTTTTTGAGTGCTAAGGATGAGGGGGAAGGCAAGGACCCAGAAGCGATCCAAGCTGCAGTTTTGTCTGGCTTGGAGAAGTTGAAGGGAGAAAGAGTGAAGGTGAAGGGGAAAAGTGAGATGGAGAGTGAGGAGAGCAGTGAAGACGAGAGCGAGAGTTCTGATTCCGATTATGACTCTGAGATGGAGAGGGCTATAGCAGAGAAATTCGGAAGAAGGGTTAGTGGTGGTAAGTCGAGGAGTAGTAAGAGTAGGCAGAGGAATGATAGTGATGAGTCGGATGATGACGAGTCAGTGGGGAAGTCTAGAAAGAGGGTGAGGAAAGAGAGAGGGAGGTCAAAGAAAAGGAGTAAGAAGAGGGGAAATAGTGATTCTGAGGATGAAGATgatggaagaagaaagaaaaggaaggaaaAGAGGAGGAAAAGGGATGACTCTTctgatgaggaggaggagcgCAGacgaagaaagaggaagagtaggaaggagaagaggaggaggaggagtcatCATCATTCAGACGATGATTCTTCTGATGATTCTGTTGATCTGCGACATCAAAGGAGGAGCAGGAAGACATATTCAGACTCTGATTCCGACGTCAGTGCTTCAGATGATTCGCGAGAGGGTAGGGGCAAGAAGCGGTCTGAGAAGAAGAGCCGGAAACATCGCCATGAAGAGGACTAG
- the LOC105170410 gene encoding metallothionein-like protein 1, producing the protein MSNSGGSCGCGTSCNCGSGCGCGKYPDIEKSTTVTLIEGVAPVKMYSEGSEKSFGAEGGHGCKCGSSCTCDPCNC; encoded by the exons ATGTCCAACTCTGGAGGAAGCTGTGGATGCGGCACAAGCTGCAACTGTGGCAGCGGATGCGG ATGCGGGAAGTATCCAGATATTGAGAAGAGCACAACTGTTACCCTCATTGAAGGGGTTGCACCTGTAAAGAT GTACTCTGAAGGATCTGAGAAAAGCTTTGGTGCTGAAGGAGGCCACGGCTGCAAGTGCGGTTCCAGCTGCACCTGCGACCCCTGCAACTGCTGA
- the LOC105170836 gene encoding putative RING-H2 finger protein ATL53, producing MSPHVGDIAALIIIGFALFVTLVIYLLEYLIITRMRDDDEQDETQRSREIALTLVTTPPRPAERRSRVAGKEELVLEKYSKENSKDDYGGDMICLEEYKDGDTRAVITACNHRFHAVCIKTWLVQNDTCPLCRTLVV from the coding sequence ATGTCCCCACATGTAGGAGACATAGCCGCTCTGATTATCATCGGCTTCGCACTATTCGTCACCTTAGTGATATACCTACTtgaatatttgattattaCACGCATGAGAGATGATGATGAGCAGGATGAAACTCAACGGAGCCGGGAAATAGCCCTTACGCTCGTCACCACACCCCCACGTCCAGCAGAGCGCCGGAGTCGGGTGGCAGGCAAGGAGGAATTGGTTCTCGAGAAATACTCCAAAGAAAACTCAAAAGATGACTACGGCGGCGATATGATATGCCTGGAGGAATACAAAGACGGCGATACGAGGGCGGTGATCACGGCATGCAACCATAGGTTTCATGCTGTTTGTATCAAGACATGGTTGGTGCAGAATGATACTTGTCCACTTTGCAGAACTCTTGTCGTTTGA